A single genomic interval of Prionailurus viverrinus isolate Anna chromosome A2, UM_Priviv_1.0, whole genome shotgun sequence harbors:
- the HOXA1 gene encoding homeobox protein Hox-A1 isoform X1, which translates to MDNARMSSFLEYPILSGGDSGTCSARAYPSDHGITTFQSCAVSANSCGGDDRFLVGRGVQISPPHHHHHHHHHHHPQPATYQTPGNLGVSYSHSSCGPSYGAQNFGAPYSPYALNQEAEVSGGYPSCAPAVYSGNLSSPMVQHHHHHQGYAGGAVGSPQYIHHSYGQEHQSLALATYNNSLSPLHASHQEASRSPTSEISSPAQTFDWMKVKRNPPKTGKVGEYGYVGQPNAVRTNFTTKQLTELEKEFHFNKYLTRARRVEIAASLQLNETQVKIWFQNRRMKQKKREKEGLLPISPATPPGSEEKAEESSEKSSSSPCIPSPGSSTSDTLTTSH; encoded by the exons ATGGACAATGCAAGAATGAGCTCCTTCCTGGAATACCCCATCCTCAGCGGTGGCGACTCGGGGACCTGCTCAGCGCGAGCCTACCCTTCCGACCATGGAATTACAACTTTCCAGTCGTGCGCGGTCAGTGCTAACAGCTGTGGCGGCGACGACCGCTTCCTAGTGGGCAGGGGGGTGCAGATCAGcccgccccaccaccaccaccaccaccaccaccaccatcacccccaacCGGCCACCTACCAGACTCCCGGGAACCTGGGGGTGTCCTACTCCCATTCGAGTTGTGGTCCAAGCTATGGCGCGCAGAACTTCGGCGCGCCTTACAGCCCCTACGCATTAAATCAGGAAGCAGAAGTAAGTGGTGGGTACCCCTCGTGCGCTCCCGCTGTTTACTCTGGAAATCTCTCATCTCCCATGGTccagcatcaccaccaccaccagggtTATGCCGGGGGCGCGGTGGGCTCGCCTCAGTACATTCACCACTCATATGGACAAGAGCACCAGAGCCTGGCCCTGGCCACGTATAATAACTCCTTGTCCCCTCTCCACGCCAGCCACCAAGAAGCCTCTCGCTCCCCTACATCAGAGATATCTTCTCCAGCGCAGACCTTTGACTGgatgaaagtcaaaagaaacccTCCCAAAACAG GGAAAGTTGGAGAGTATGGCTACGTGGGTCAACCCAATGCAGTGCGCACCAACTTCACCACGAAGCAGCTCACTGAGCTGGAAAAGGAGTTCCACTTCAATAAGTACCTGACGCGTGCCCGCAGGGTGGAGATTGCCGCGTCCCTACAGCTCAATGAGACCCAGGTGAAGATCTGGTTCCAGAACCGCCGGATGAAGCAGAAGAAACGAGAGAAGGAGGGTCTCTTGCCCATCTCTCCTGCCACCCCGCCAGGAAGTGAGGAGAAGGCCGAAGAATCTTCAGAGAAGTCCAGCTCCTCGCCCTGCATTCCTTCCCCGGGGTCCTCTACCTCAGACACTCTGACTACCTCTCACTGA
- the HOXA1 gene encoding homeobox protein Hox-A1 isoform X2: MDNARMSSFLEYPILSGGDSGTCSARAYPSDHGITTFQSCAVSANSCGGDDRFLVGRGVQISPPHHHHHHHHHHHPQPATYQTPGNLGVSYSHSSCGPSYGAQNFGAPYSPYALNQEAEPPRSLSLPYIRDIFSSADL, translated from the exons ATGGACAATGCAAGAATGAGCTCCTTCCTGGAATACCCCATCCTCAGCGGTGGCGACTCGGGGACCTGCTCAGCGCGAGCCTACCCTTCCGACCATGGAATTACAACTTTCCAGTCGTGCGCGGTCAGTGCTAACAGCTGTGGCGGCGACGACCGCTTCCTAGTGGGCAGGGGGGTGCAGATCAGcccgccccaccaccaccaccaccaccaccaccaccatcacccccaacCGGCCACCTACCAGACTCCCGGGAACCTGGGGGTGTCCTACTCCCATTCGAGTTGTGGTCCAAGCTATGGCGCGCAGAACTTCGGCGCGCCTTACAGCCCCTACGCATTAAATCAGGAAGCAGAA CCACCAAGAAGCCTCTCGCTCCCCTACATCAGAGATATCTTCTCCAGCGCAGACCTTTGA